A stretch of Corallococcus macrosporus DNA encodes these proteins:
- a CDS encoding nuclear transport factor 2 family protein translates to MSRLLIACAVLLGATSFAQAPAAPPSPPKAATAPAAPAAPAKPNPLKAAAERTQAALAQVPKAKPEDVKSQDAILKALYDVISGPAGTPRDWQRFRSLFYPGAQLIPLVKPPGATTVAARPITPEDYVTWGQESTATHGFFEKETARQTHAFGALVQVMSTYEARGTQDGPLIAKGVNSIQLFNDGQRWWVMNIFWIDENTAGLKVPKDLTQK, encoded by the coding sequence ATGTCGCGCCTGCTCATCGCTTGTGCCGTCCTGCTGGGAGCCACGTCCTTCGCCCAGGCCCCCGCCGCCCCTCCGTCGCCGCCCAAGGCCGCGACCGCTCCGGCGGCTCCCGCCGCTCCGGCGAAGCCCAACCCGCTGAAGGCCGCCGCGGAGCGCACCCAGGCCGCGCTCGCGCAGGTGCCCAAGGCGAAGCCCGAGGACGTGAAGTCCCAGGACGCCATCCTCAAGGCCCTCTACGACGTCATCAGCGGACCGGCGGGGACGCCTCGCGACTGGCAGCGCTTCCGCTCCCTCTTCTACCCGGGCGCCCAGCTCATCCCGCTGGTGAAGCCCCCGGGCGCCACCACGGTCGCCGCCCGCCCCATCACCCCGGAGGACTACGTGACGTGGGGCCAGGAGAGCACCGCGACGCATGGCTTCTTCGAGAAGGAGACCGCGCGTCAGACGCACGCCTTCGGCGCGCTGGTGCAGGTCATGAGCACCTATGAGGCGCGCGGAACGCAGGATGGGCCGCTCATCGCCAAGGGCGTCAACAGCATCCAGCTCTTCAACGACGGCCAGCGCTGGTGGGTCATGAACATCTTCTGGATCGACGAGAACACCGCCGGCCTCAAGGTGCCCAAGGACCTGACCCAGAAGTAG
- the gyrA gene encoding DNA gyrase subunit A yields MADDTTDTPATPPAPPPSSGAGELIPINIEDEMRRSYLDYSMSVIIGRALPDVRDGLKPVHRRVLFAMNDLGNLHNRAYKKSARVVGDVIGKYHPHGDSSVYDAMVRLAQEWSLRYLLVDGQGNFGSVDGDSPAAMRYTEVRMERLAEDLLADIDKETVEFGPNYDDSLEEPLVLPAKFPNLLVNGSSGIAVGMTTNIPPHNMTEVISGTLHLIDNPGCTVLDLMEFIEGPDFPTAAIITGREGIRRAYETGRGSMTIRARTEIEQNKKGDREAIIVTEIPYQVNKARLIEKIAELVREKKLEGISDIRDESDRQGMRIVIELKRDAISQVVLNNLFSMTQMETTFGAVMLAIDGGQPRTLNLKELLDRFVAHRRDVVTRRSRYELRKALSRMHIVEGLLVAQDLIDLVVSLIRASRDPDEARWGLMHILSPELYTRERFQNLERIDYAKAKAQMELLVSRARNEEPAYGGLEHKYEGAGFSEDQAQNILEMRLQRLTGLQREELFKELIGLVRDIARLRDILANEQSLLSVIKAELMEIRERYGDKRRTEITGAVDDLTSEDLIAEETMVVTLSHTGYVKRSPLSEYRAQKRGGRGKTGAGTKEDDFVTKVFVASTHAYLMPITTKGKLYSLKVHQIPQGSRTSRGKAIVNLVQFGEGERLAQVLVTRDFPENRYVFFVTKKGVVKRTDLSAFESVRASGIIALGIDEGDELVGVMITDGTKDILLSTATGMSIRFKEEDVRSMGRQAYGVKGITLEDGDEVVGADLLDKEPEEGQETAEQGSAILTVTENGYGKRTQGGEYRQQGRGGKGIIDIKTTERNGRVVGVVQVKDSDEVMLVTNGGMLIRMKVKEISVIGRNTQGVRLIALENGEEKVMAISKLPEGEESEEETEATSPVEGASAEGAESPASEAPADEAGSEGAADAEGEPGSEG; encoded by the coding sequence ATGGCTGACGACACCACCGACACGCCGGCAACGCCCCCCGCGCCTCCTCCGTCGAGCGGCGCCGGAGAGCTCATTCCCATCAACATCGAAGACGAGATGCGCCGCTCGTATCTCGACTACTCGATGTCCGTCATCATCGGCCGCGCGCTGCCGGACGTGCGCGACGGCCTGAAGCCCGTCCACCGCCGCGTCCTCTTCGCGATGAACGACCTGGGCAACCTCCACAACCGCGCCTACAAGAAGAGCGCGCGCGTGGTGGGTGACGTCATCGGTAAGTACCACCCGCACGGCGACTCGTCCGTGTACGACGCCATGGTGCGCCTGGCCCAGGAGTGGAGCCTCCGCTACCTGCTGGTGGACGGCCAGGGCAACTTCGGCTCGGTGGACGGCGACTCGCCGGCGGCCATGCGTTACACGGAAGTGCGCATGGAGCGGCTGGCGGAGGACCTGCTCGCCGACATCGACAAGGAGACCGTCGAGTTCGGTCCCAACTACGACGACTCGCTGGAAGAGCCGCTCGTCCTGCCGGCCAAGTTCCCCAACCTCCTCGTCAACGGCAGCAGCGGCATCGCGGTGGGCATGACCACCAACATCCCGCCGCACAACATGACGGAGGTCATCAGCGGCACGCTGCACCTCATCGACAATCCGGGCTGCACCGTCCTGGACCTGATGGAGTTCATCGAGGGGCCGGACTTCCCCACCGCCGCCATCATCACCGGCCGCGAGGGCATCCGCCGCGCCTACGAGACGGGCCGTGGGTCCATGACCATCCGTGCGCGCACGGAGATTGAACAGAACAAGAAGGGCGACCGTGAGGCCATCATCGTCACGGAGATCCCCTACCAGGTGAACAAGGCCCGGCTCATCGAGAAGATCGCCGAGCTGGTGCGGGAGAAGAAGCTGGAGGGCATCAGCGACATCCGTGACGAGAGCGACCGTCAGGGCATGCGCATCGTCATCGAGCTGAAGCGCGACGCCATCTCCCAGGTGGTGCTCAACAACCTCTTCTCCATGACGCAGATGGAGACGACGTTCGGCGCGGTGATGCTGGCCATCGACGGCGGGCAGCCGCGCACGCTCAACCTGAAGGAGCTGCTGGACCGCTTCGTCGCCCACCGCCGTGACGTGGTGACGCGCCGCTCGCGCTACGAACTGCGCAAGGCGCTCTCGCGCATGCACATCGTGGAAGGCCTGCTCGTCGCGCAGGACCTCATCGACCTGGTGGTCAGCCTCATCCGCGCGTCGCGCGACCCGGATGAAGCGCGCTGGGGCCTCATGCACATCCTGTCGCCGGAGCTGTACACGCGCGAGCGCTTCCAGAACCTGGAGCGCATCGACTACGCGAAGGCCAAGGCGCAGATGGAGCTCCTGGTCAGCCGCGCGCGCAACGAGGAGCCGGCCTACGGCGGCCTGGAGCACAAGTACGAGGGCGCGGGCTTCAGCGAGGACCAGGCGCAGAACATCCTGGAGATGCGCCTGCAGCGCCTCACCGGCCTGCAGCGCGAGGAGCTCTTCAAGGAACTCATCGGCCTCGTGCGCGACATCGCGCGCCTGCGCGACATCCTCGCCAACGAGCAGAGCCTGCTCTCCGTCATCAAGGCGGAGCTGATGGAGATCCGTGAGCGCTACGGTGACAAGCGCCGCACGGAGATCACCGGCGCGGTGGATGACCTCACCAGCGAGGACCTCATCGCCGAGGAGACGATGGTGGTCACGCTGTCGCACACGGGCTACGTGAAGCGCTCGCCCCTGTCGGAGTACCGCGCGCAGAAGCGCGGCGGGCGCGGCAAGACGGGCGCGGGGACGAAGGAGGACGACTTCGTCACCAAGGTGTTCGTGGCCAGCACGCACGCGTACCTCATGCCCATCACCACCAAGGGCAAGCTGTACTCGCTGAAGGTGCACCAGATTCCGCAGGGCAGCCGCACGTCGCGCGGCAAGGCCATCGTGAACCTGGTGCAGTTCGGGGAAGGGGAGCGGCTGGCGCAGGTGCTGGTCACGCGCGACTTCCCGGAGAACCGCTACGTCTTCTTCGTCACGAAGAAGGGCGTGGTGAAGCGCACGGACCTGAGCGCGTTCGAGAGCGTCCGCGCCAGCGGCATCATCGCGCTGGGCATCGACGAGGGCGACGAGCTGGTGGGCGTGATGATCACCGACGGCACCAAGGACATCCTCCTGTCCACGGCCACGGGCATGAGCATCCGCTTCAAGGAAGAGGACGTGCGCTCCATGGGCCGTCAGGCCTACGGCGTGAAGGGCATCACGCTGGAGGACGGCGACGAGGTGGTGGGCGCGGACCTCCTGGACAAGGAGCCGGAGGAGGGCCAGGAGACGGCGGAGCAGGGCAGCGCCATCCTCACCGTGACGGAGAACGGCTACGGCAAGCGCACGCAGGGCGGCGAGTACCGGCAGCAGGGCCGTGGCGGCAAGGGCATCATCGACATCAAGACCACCGAGCGGAACGGCCGCGTGGTGGGCGTGGTGCAGGTGAAGGACAGCGACGAGGTGATGCTCGTCACCAACGGCGGCATGCTCATCCGCATGAAGGTGAAGGAGATCTCCGTCATCGGCCGCAACACGCAGGGCGTGCGCCTCATCGCGCTGGAGAACGGCGAGGAGAAGGTCATGGCCATCTCCAAGCTCCCCGAGGGCGAGGAGTCCGAGGAGGAGACGGAGGCCACGTCGCCGGTGGAGGGGGCCAGCGCCGAGGGCGCGGAGTCGCCTGCTTCCGAGGCTCCGGCGGACGAGGCTGGCTCCGAGGGTGCTGCGGATGCGGAAGGCGAGCCCGGCTCGGAAGGCTGA
- a CDS encoding tetratricopeptide repeat protein: protein MAKTAPRKSPAKVKKQPARSAAPAKAPARPVKANVEKVEPRRASTSSPRPPVLEAEPVFEEAAPKSLPAGEPQGRVLPFEIDPAQLEAGFKKLRGELVHWTNKGRYTKVRFKFRGKQLLPDLPLAAVVAAEGLSFYWGGILRVLVANVVGKSVFEVELVNDADKRVQAGREALLSGDVDQALTLFREALAMDRDNASAHLNVGVALRLRGDREGALAAFETAKAKDPEGGVGAEAERLAANLRPKA from the coding sequence ATGGCAAAGACGGCACCCCGCAAGTCCCCGGCGAAGGTGAAGAAGCAGCCCGCGCGCTCCGCCGCGCCCGCGAAGGCTCCGGCCCGGCCGGTGAAGGCGAATGTGGAGAAGGTGGAGCCCCGCCGCGCCTCCACGTCGTCCCCCAGGCCCCCCGTGCTGGAGGCCGAGCCCGTCTTCGAGGAGGCCGCCCCCAAGAGCCTGCCCGCGGGCGAGCCGCAGGGCCGCGTGCTGCCCTTCGAAATCGACCCGGCCCAACTGGAGGCCGGCTTCAAGAAGCTCCGCGGAGAGCTGGTCCACTGGACCAACAAGGGCCGCTACACCAAGGTCCGCTTCAAGTTCCGGGGCAAGCAGCTGCTGCCCGACCTGCCCCTGGCCGCCGTCGTCGCCGCGGAGGGCCTGTCGTTCTACTGGGGCGGCATCCTGCGCGTGCTCGTGGCCAACGTCGTGGGCAAGAGCGTGTTCGAGGTGGAGCTGGTCAACGACGCCGACAAGCGCGTCCAGGCGGGCCGCGAGGCGCTCCTGTCGGGTGACGTGGACCAGGCGCTCACGCTGTTCCGCGAGGCGCTCGCCATGGACCGCGACAACGCCTCCGCGCACCTCAACGTGGGCGTGGCGCTGCGGCTCCGCGGGGACCGCGAAGGGGCGCTCGCCGCGTTCGAAACCGCGAAGGCGAAGGACCCCGAGGGCGGCGTGGGCGCGGAGGCCGAACGGCTGGCCGCGAACCTCCGCCCGAAGGCCTGA
- a CDS encoding class I SAM-dependent methyltransferase, whose product MRVEETQAAANYVMGHEDRELQRLMLQAKVYAPLTEGVLRGAGLKPGMRVLDVGCGVGDVSFLAAALVGPKGEVVGVDREPRVLACAQRRAEAQGLSQVRFRQSSLESLPVEGAFDAIVCRLVLMYQPDPLSFVRRMAEHLRPGGVMALHELELAAMGLTHPKLPLFSRVWGWMLPTCERLGIKLHMGLELASTLRRAGLVVDDGVVSGRLGVTPDSDAAQALVETVRTLLPHMERLGVALAMEVDIDTLAARLAAELRANDGVLVPSLMVGAWGHRPGPV is encoded by the coding sequence ATGCGCGTTGAGGAAACCCAAGCCGCCGCGAACTACGTCATGGGCCACGAGGACCGGGAGCTGCAGCGCTTGATGCTCCAGGCGAAGGTGTACGCCCCGCTCACCGAAGGCGTGCTGCGCGGGGCGGGGCTCAAGCCCGGCATGCGGGTGCTGGACGTGGGCTGCGGCGTGGGGGACGTGTCCTTCCTCGCCGCGGCGCTGGTGGGCCCCAAGGGCGAGGTGGTGGGCGTGGACCGCGAGCCCCGTGTCCTCGCCTGCGCCCAGCGCCGCGCCGAGGCGCAGGGCCTCTCCCAGGTGCGCTTCCGGCAGAGCAGCCTGGAGTCCCTGCCCGTCGAAGGCGCCTTCGACGCCATCGTCTGCCGGCTGGTGCTGATGTACCAGCCGGACCCCCTGTCGTTCGTGCGGCGCATGGCGGAGCACCTGCGCCCCGGAGGCGTGATGGCGCTGCATGAGCTGGAGCTGGCGGCCATGGGCCTGACACACCCGAAGCTGCCGCTGTTCTCCCGCGTCTGGGGCTGGATGCTGCCCACCTGTGAGCGCCTGGGCATCAAGCTCCACATGGGCCTGGAGCTGGCCTCCACGCTGCGCCGGGCCGGGCTGGTGGTGGATGACGGCGTGGTGAGCGGGCGGCTGGGCGTGACGCCGGACTCGGACGCCGCGCAGGCCCTGGTGGAGACGGTGCGCACGCTCCTGCCCCACATGGAGCGGCTGGGCGTGGCGCTGGCCATGGAGGTGGACATCGACACGCTGGCCGCCCGCCTCGCCGCCGAGCTGCGCGCCAACGACGGCGTGCTGGTGCCCAGCCTCATGGTGGGCGCCTGGGGCCACCGGCCAGGCCCCGTCTGA
- a CDS encoding M24 family metallopeptidase, with protein MTTRVRPVLLSALLFASSAHAAPAVPAAEGAWPRVRKERLQKLLPQAMARAGVDAWVVLCRENDNDPLAAHVGGENAGGTAAFLFLRDGDSLRSTALSPEGEATALRDMAVVDEVVAFERGADVNALVAARLSKAKVTKVAINSSERMSIADGMSATQRAKLEAALSPALRKKLVSSEDLVSEWLSVKTPEEVDIMRKAADITAKLEEEAYRTVVPGKTRDSDVARFLKKRIAELGVGDGWQPDQNPNVNSGPTRGHSNATDRVIRPGDFIQTDFGIRVGGTWVTDIQRFAYVLAPGEKQPPAEALAKWEKSKKGSRIALAAMKPGVRGYDVDKAQRDWMREAGSEPVMWGTGHPVGYWAHDAGPALSGAASGKPPTGSALRKLQPGQVFAFDGFFAWKDGSSPDALRILSVEEMAVVTDTGAEYLNPPQEQLILIPSPATAATPAKP; from the coding sequence ATGACGACGCGCGTCCGGCCCGTGCTCCTCTCCGCCCTGCTGTTTGCCTCTTCCGCCCATGCGGCCCCCGCCGTGCCCGCCGCGGAGGGCGCGTGGCCTCGCGTGCGCAAGGAGCGGCTCCAGAAGCTGCTGCCCCAGGCCATGGCCCGCGCGGGCGTGGATGCGTGGGTGGTGCTGTGCCGCGAGAACGACAACGACCCGCTCGCCGCCCATGTCGGCGGGGAGAACGCGGGCGGCACCGCCGCGTTCCTGTTCCTGCGCGACGGCGACTCGCTGCGCTCCACCGCCCTCTCCCCCGAAGGTGAAGCCACCGCCCTCCGCGACATGGCCGTGGTGGACGAGGTGGTGGCCTTCGAGCGTGGCGCGGACGTGAACGCGCTCGTCGCCGCGCGGCTGTCCAAGGCGAAGGTGACGAAGGTGGCCATCAACTCGTCGGAGCGGATGTCCATCGCGGACGGGATGTCCGCCACGCAGCGCGCGAAGCTGGAGGCGGCGCTGTCCCCCGCGCTGCGCAAGAAGCTGGTGTCCTCCGAGGACCTCGTCTCCGAGTGGCTGTCCGTGAAGACGCCCGAGGAGGTGGACATCATGCGCAAGGCCGCGGACATCACCGCGAAGCTGGAGGAGGAGGCGTACCGCACGGTGGTGCCGGGCAAGACGCGCGACTCGGACGTGGCTCGCTTCCTCAAGAAGCGCATCGCGGAGCTGGGCGTGGGCGACGGGTGGCAGCCGGACCAGAACCCCAACGTGAACAGCGGCCCCACGCGCGGACACTCGAACGCCACCGACCGCGTCATCCGGCCGGGGGACTTCATCCAGACGGACTTCGGCATCCGCGTGGGCGGCACCTGGGTGACGGACATCCAGCGCTTCGCCTACGTGCTGGCCCCGGGTGAGAAGCAGCCGCCCGCGGAGGCGCTGGCGAAGTGGGAGAAGTCGAAGAAGGGCAGCCGCATCGCGCTCGCGGCGATGAAGCCCGGCGTGCGCGGCTACGACGTGGACAAGGCCCAGCGCGACTGGATGCGCGAAGCGGGCTCCGAGCCCGTGATGTGGGGCACCGGACATCCCGTGGGCTACTGGGCCCACGACGCCGGCCCGGCCCTGTCCGGCGCGGCGTCCGGCAAGCCGCCCACCGGCTCCGCGCTGCGCAAGCTCCAGCCCGGCCAGGTGTTCGCCTTCGACGGCTTCTTCGCGTGGAAGGACGGCAGCAGCCCAGACGCGCTGCGCATCCTGTCCGTGGAGGAGATGGCCGTCGTCACCGACACCGGCGCCGAGTACCTCAACCCACCCCAGGAGCAGCTCATCCTCATCCCGTCCCCGGCCACGGCCGCGACGCCCGCGAAGCCCTGA
- a CDS encoding response regulator, which yields MSTVLVIDDDLFVLATVGDVLRSAGFTVLTVQSPAEAFHLDLSGVAAILCDYNMPEMNGSDVLVAMRELQECRAPFIFLTGHSELDDLLPVAIRYGAELLPKPVDPSELTRLLSKQIAA from the coding sequence ATGTCTACCGTGCTGGTCATCGACGATGACCTCTTCGTGCTCGCGACCGTGGGGGATGTCCTGCGGAGCGCGGGCTTCACGGTGCTCACGGTGCAGTCCCCCGCCGAGGCCTTCCACCTGGACCTCTCCGGCGTCGCGGCCATCCTGTGCGACTACAACATGCCGGAGATGAACGGCTCGGACGTGCTCGTCGCCATGCGCGAGCTGCAGGAGTGCCGCGCGCCGTTCATCTTCCTCACCGGCCACTCGGAGCTGGATGACCTGCTGCCCGTGGCCATTCGCTACGGCGCGGAGCTGCTGCCCAAGCCGGTGGACCCTTCCGAGCTGACGCGGCTGTTGAGCAAGCAGATCGCCGCCTGA
- a CDS encoding tetratricopeptide repeat protein produces the protein MSVLNPVPRHETLFKAGDLEGARREALLAQERDASDWRAMLMLARLALVDGEDALAESLLRAVTRVGAAARPESRLVSAALHTRRGEWPQALALYEALTHEPEAPTEAFFGLGYVWMEQGDATAAHPALAQAVAREPRVALHHFQLARALFLLDRLEEAFSHLEQSLRLDPWHAPSYLVFARALEAGGELEAAEDLLRQGQKAVPDDVGLLKALSDVRLARGNVRGAVSAAEARVRVEPEGVAALGHLARLRVTERRFLEALELCHQLEARGLSTGLSRSAEALVFESQEPPDVERALAAWHEAVRLSPDDWMPAWRLGLLLLRQVESGPPEAAAPAREFLAEAHRRAPRQPEPVLSLARVEARMGARDAAKARLTTLLREPSLEPEWREHAQALLTELG, from the coding sequence GTGTCCGTCCTGAATCCTGTTCCACGCCATGAAACGCTGTTCAAGGCGGGTGACCTGGAGGGAGCCCGTCGCGAGGCCCTGCTGGCACAGGAGCGCGATGCCTCCGACTGGCGCGCGATGCTCATGCTGGCGCGGCTGGCCCTGGTGGACGGAGAGGACGCGCTCGCGGAGTCCCTGCTGCGGGCGGTCACCCGGGTCGGCGCGGCTGCTCGCCCCGAGTCCCGGCTGGTGAGCGCGGCGCTGCACACGCGGCGCGGCGAGTGGCCCCAGGCCCTGGCCCTATACGAAGCGCTCACGCACGAGCCCGAGGCGCCCACCGAGGCCTTCTTCGGCCTGGGGTACGTGTGGATGGAGCAGGGGGACGCGACCGCCGCGCACCCCGCGCTGGCCCAGGCCGTGGCGCGCGAGCCGCGCGTGGCGTTGCACCACTTCCAGCTCGCGCGCGCCCTGTTCCTGCTCGACCGGCTGGAGGAGGCCTTCTCGCACCTGGAGCAGTCCCTGCGCCTGGACCCATGGCACGCGCCCAGCTACCTCGTGTTCGCACGCGCGCTGGAGGCGGGCGGGGAGCTGGAGGCGGCGGAGGACCTGCTGCGCCAGGGCCAGAAGGCGGTGCCGGACGACGTGGGCCTGCTCAAGGCGCTGTCGGACGTGCGGCTCGCGCGCGGCAACGTGCGCGGCGCCGTGTCCGCGGCGGAGGCGCGCGTGCGCGTGGAGCCCGAGGGCGTGGCGGCGCTGGGGCACCTGGCCCGCCTGCGCGTGACGGAGCGGCGCTTCCTGGAGGCCCTGGAGCTGTGTCATCAACTGGAGGCGCGAGGCCTGTCCACCGGCCTCAGCCGCTCCGCGGAGGCGCTCGTCTTCGAGTCGCAGGAGCCCCCGGACGTGGAGCGCGCGCTCGCCGCGTGGCACGAGGCCGTGCGGCTGTCCCCGGACGACTGGATGCCCGCGTGGCGCCTGGGCCTGCTGCTCCTGCGTCAGGTGGAGTCCGGGCCCCCGGAGGCCGCTGCCCCCGCGCGGGAGTTCCTGGCGGAGGCCCACCGCCGCGCGCCCCGCCAGCCGGAGCCCGTGCTGTCCCTGGCCCGCGTGGAGGCCCGCATGGGCGCGCGGGACGCCGCGAAGGCGCGGCTGACGACGCTGCTGCGCGAGCCCTCGCTGGAGCCCGAGTGGCGCGAGCACGCGCAGGCCCTGCTCACCGAGCTGGGCTGA